A stretch of Bradyrhizobium sp. AZCC 2262 DNA encodes these proteins:
- a CDS encoding MHYT domain-containing protein has product MFEGHDPYLVALSVVIAILGGYTGFGLTARIRGTPDASHRVLLAGAAFFLAIGIWTMHFVGMLAAPLPEGTVYLVLPTIVSFLICALVVGISLFFVSVGEPPVSRVVSSAVLLGVGIASMHYVGMHGLSGNFAMTHDAGMVVLSVAIAVATAYGGLRAFLARQGGVQLALSAIAYGFAVSGMHYTAMAGMHLVPPAEGPRHHIGGLAASPQILSLVVALLCFVIAAGFLLSLVPDPRNKVAETADKVAATPQSAAFVAEIPSADAGAVPTSPRLRPTPLGGIGQPPRAAPAPRLPVEGADGTHFIDTADVRSVRADAHYTKVHDGTRERMCPWSISEAEAQLDPGLFLRVHRSHIVAMAHVTLVRKEGDGAIVELDGPSPHRVPVSRAKIAEVKARLGLVRRHAS; this is encoded by the coding sequence ATGTTCGAAGGACACGATCCCTATCTCGTCGCGCTCTCGGTGGTGATCGCGATTCTGGGAGGTTACACCGGCTTCGGCCTCACCGCGCGCATCCGCGGGACGCCGGACGCCAGTCATCGCGTGCTGCTGGCAGGCGCCGCATTCTTCCTCGCCATCGGCATCTGGACCATGCATTTCGTCGGCATGCTGGCGGCGCCGCTGCCGGAAGGCACAGTCTATCTGGTGCTGCCTACCATCGTGTCGTTCCTGATCTGCGCGCTGGTGGTCGGTATTTCCCTGTTTTTTGTCAGCGTCGGCGAGCCGCCGGTTTCCCGCGTGGTGTCCTCGGCAGTGCTGCTCGGGGTCGGTATCGCCAGCATGCACTATGTCGGCATGCATGGATTGTCGGGCAATTTCGCCATGACGCATGACGCCGGCATGGTCGTGCTGTCGGTCGCGATTGCGGTCGCCACGGCTTATGGCGGCCTGCGCGCATTCCTGGCGCGGCAGGGCGGCGTGCAACTCGCATTGAGCGCGATCGCCTACGGCTTCGCAGTGTCAGGCATGCACTACACCGCGATGGCCGGCATGCACCTGGTTCCCCCAGCGGAAGGGCCGCGTCACCACATCGGCGGGCTTGCCGCGTCGCCGCAAATACTGTCGCTGGTCGTGGCGTTGCTCTGCTTTGTGATCGCCGCAGGCTTTCTGCTTTCGCTGGTGCCTGATCCGCGCAATAAGGTTGCGGAGACGGCGGACAAGGTTGCCGCCACTCCGCAATCCGCCGCCTTTGTCGCAGAAATCCCATCGGCCGATGCCGGCGCGGTCCCGACCAGTCCGCGGCTCCGGCCGACGCCGCTCGGCGGCATTGGCCAGCCGCCCCGCGCCGCACCCGCGCCACGGTTGCCGGTCGAAGGCGCCGACGGCACCCATTTCATCGATACTGCCGATGTCAGGAGCGTCCGGGCCGACGCTCACTATACAAAGGTGCATGACGGCACCCGGGAGCGAATGTGCCCGTGGTCGATTTCGGAGGCTGAAGCCCAGCTCGACCCCGGACTGTTCCTCCGGGTGCACCGCAGCCACATCGTGGCAATGGCGCACGTCACCCTGGTTCGCAAGGAAGGCGATGGCGCGATCGTCGAACTCGACGGCCCGTCGCCACATCGCGTGCCGGTGAGCCGGGCCAAGATTGCCGAGGTCAAAGCCAGGCTGGGTCTCGTCAGGCGGCATGCCTCCTGA
- a CDS encoding SRPBCC family protein, giving the protein MQMNDSQRIPAPKEKVWAALNDPDILKQCIPGCQSLDMSSPTEMTATVVFKVGPVKATFGGKVTLSDLDPPNSYRISGEGSGGVAGFAKGGAAVRLEAEGPDVTVLHYEVDAQIGGKLAQLGSRLIDSTAKKLAGEFFASFGQVVGGAAAAPAEAAPKGWLGKLTGAV; this is encoded by the coding sequence ATGCAGATGAACGACAGCCAGCGCATTCCGGCGCCTAAGGAAAAGGTCTGGGCGGCGCTCAACGATCCCGACATTTTGAAACAATGCATCCCCGGCTGTCAGTCCCTCGACATGTCTTCACCCACCGAGATGACCGCAACCGTCGTCTTCAAGGTCGGGCCGGTGAAGGCGACATTTGGCGGCAAGGTGACGCTGTCCGATCTCGACCCGCCGAACAGCTACCGCATTTCGGGCGAGGGCTCCGGCGGCGTCGCCGGCTTTGCGAAAGGCGGCGCCGCGGTCCGCCTCGAAGCGGAAGGACCTGACGTGACGGTGCTTCATTACGAGGTCGACGCGCAGATCGGCGGCAAGCTGGCGCAACTCGGGTCACGGCTGATCGACTCCACTGCGAAGAAGCTCGCGGGCGAATTCTTTGCTTCGTTTGGACAAGTTGTTGGCGGAGCCGCAGCGGCCCCTGCGGAAGCGGCGCCCAAGGGCTGGTTGGGCAAGCTGACTGGCGCGGTCTAG
- a CDS encoding XdhC family protein, with translation MSAHVEVMDLVAQMKSAEQPFVLATVVRTVSVTAAKAGAKAIIRPDGTIVAGWIGGGCARGAVLKAAREALLDGEPRMVSVQPENLLAELGVRPGDNREGIRFASNMCPSKGTMDIFVEPVLPHPSLVIFGASPVAMSLAAQARQLGYHVTLAAPAADIAAEPDAHVIVDGFAPRYLNEARRFVVVSTQGKGDEAALRAALAIKAEYHAFVGSRRKMAALREKLVAGGSEAVAIDRVKAPAGLDLGAITPEEIAMSILAEITVERRRGQRTTNPARS, from the coding sequence ATGAGCGCGCATGTCGAAGTGATGGATCTGGTCGCGCAGATGAAATCCGCCGAGCAGCCATTCGTGCTGGCGACCGTCGTGCGCACGGTGTCGGTGACAGCCGCGAAAGCCGGCGCCAAGGCGATCATTCGTCCGGACGGCACCATCGTCGCCGGCTGGATCGGCGGTGGCTGCGCGCGCGGCGCGGTGCTCAAAGCCGCACGCGAGGCGCTGCTGGACGGAGAGCCGCGCATGGTGTCGGTGCAGCCCGAGAATCTCCTCGCCGAACTCGGCGTCAGGCCGGGCGATAATCGCGAGGGCATCCGCTTCGCCAGCAACATGTGCCCGAGCAAGGGCACCATGGATATCTTCGTCGAACCGGTGCTGCCGCATCCCTCGCTGGTGATCTTCGGCGCAAGCCCGGTCGCGATGTCGCTGGCTGCCCAGGCCCGCCAGCTCGGCTATCACGTCACGCTGGCTGCGCCGGCCGCCGATATCGCCGCCGAGCCCGATGCCCATGTCATCGTCGACGGCTTCGCGCCCCGCTACCTCAACGAAGCCCGGCGTTTCGTCGTCGTTTCGACCCAGGGCAAGGGCGATGAGGCCGCCTTGCGCGCGGCGCTCGCCATCAAGGCCGAGTATCACGCCTTCGTCGGCAGCCGCCGCAAGATGGCGGCGCTGCGCGAAAAGCTCGTGGCCGGCGGATCGGAGGCGGTGGCGATCGATCGCGTCAAGGCCCCGGCCGGGCTCGATCTCGGCGCCATCACGCCGGAGGAGATCGCGATGTCGATCCTCGCCGAAATCACCGTCGAGCGCCGGCGCGGCCAGCGCACGACCAATCCCGCAAGGAGTTAA
- a CDS encoding AAA family ATPase has protein sequence MKNRDEIAQALAASGYIADGELATAISLMQLLRRPLLLEGEAGVGKTEVAKALASVHATELIRLQCYEGLDQSAALYEWNYQRQLLSIQAHRGDNPDDVEHQIFSEKYLLERPLLAAIRRDKPPVLLIDEIDRADDEFEAFLLELLSDFQVSIPELGTITATTIPHVVLTSNGTRELSDALRRRCLYHYVDYPDADREARIIMARIDGASASLSLQIARMVEGIRKEELRKVPGVAETLDWAAALVGLDVRDLHDAPETVHETLMCLLKTHEDKSRVTREVSERLLGKVA, from the coding sequence ATGAAAAATCGTGACGAGATCGCACAAGCATTGGCTGCCTCCGGCTATATCGCCGACGGCGAACTCGCGACTGCAATCTCGCTAATGCAATTGCTGCGGCGCCCGCTGCTGCTGGAAGGCGAAGCGGGCGTCGGCAAGACCGAAGTGGCGAAAGCGCTGGCATCCGTGCACGCGACCGAGCTGATCCGGCTGCAATGCTACGAGGGGCTCGATCAATCGGCCGCGCTGTATGAGTGGAACTACCAGCGCCAATTGTTGTCGATCCAGGCACATCGCGGCGATAATCCCGATGATGTCGAACACCAGATCTTTTCGGAAAAGTACCTGCTGGAGCGGCCGTTACTGGCAGCGATCCGCCGCGACAAGCCGCCGGTGCTGCTGATCGACGAGATCGACCGCGCCGACGACGAGTTCGAGGCGTTCCTGCTCGAACTGCTATCCGACTTCCAGGTCTCCATTCCCGAGCTCGGCACCATCACGGCCACCACGATCCCGCATGTGGTGTTGACCTCGAACGGCACCCGCGAGCTCTCCGATGCGCTGCGTCGCCGCTGCCTCTATCACTATGTCGACTATCCCGATGCCGACCGCGAGGCGCGCATCATCATGGCGCGGATCGATGGCGCCAGCGCGTCGCTGTCGCTGCAGATCGCGCGCATGGTCGAGGGCATCCGAAAAGAGGAGCTGCGCAAGGTGCCGGGCGTCGCGGAGACGCTGGACTGGGCGGCGGCGTTGGTCGGCCTCGATGTCCGTGATCTCCACGACGCGCCCGAAACGGTCCACGAGACCCTGATGTGCCTGCTCAAGACGCACGAAGACAAGTCGCGGGTCACGCGCGAAGTCAGCGAACGCCTGTTGGGGAAGGTCGCATGA
- a CDS encoding vWA domain-containing protein, which translates to MSCCGTSPGYEELDEVSRLVSSRLAAFLKTLRDSGFAVGLAEGQDAAELMTAGYAAKPGLLRSAFKHLFSARKSDWEKFDGIFDAFWLGRRVRSRSMTTGSSKAANNPSLKTLADGQRSGGETAMDQVPSTGDGGADRVGEGRMEGASRADNLAEVDFRKLADPAQIEQAHEAAARLARAMRTRLTRRDLARRRGYRLDLRRTIHGNISHGGVPIDLVRRQRKTKPLRLVMLLDASGSMSMYTGVFLRFIHGVLDQFREAEAFLFHTRLAHVSDAMKEKDAARALDRLSILAQGAGGGTRIGESLQTFNRWHAARVIHSRTVVMIVSDGYETGDAALLGREMAALGRRCRRIVWLNPMMAWEGYAPEAAGIKAALPHVDLYAPANTLYSLTALEPYLAKL; encoded by the coding sequence ATGAGCTGCTGCGGCACCAGTCCCGGTTACGAAGAACTCGACGAGGTCTCGCGCCTTGTATCGTCAAGGCTCGCCGCGTTTCTCAAAACCCTGCGCGACAGCGGATTCGCTGTTGGTCTTGCCGAAGGCCAGGATGCGGCGGAACTGATGACGGCCGGCTACGCGGCCAAACCTGGGCTGCTGCGTTCGGCGTTCAAGCATCTGTTCTCGGCGCGGAAATCCGACTGGGAGAAATTCGACGGCATCTTTGACGCGTTCTGGCTCGGCAGGCGCGTGCGGTCGCGGTCGATGACCACGGGCTCGTCGAAGGCTGCGAACAATCCGTCACTTAAGACTCTGGCTGACGGCCAGCGCTCCGGGGGCGAGACGGCGATGGATCAGGTTCCATCCACCGGCGATGGCGGCGCCGATCGCGTCGGCGAAGGCCGCATGGAAGGGGCCTCGCGCGCTGACAATCTCGCCGAGGTGGACTTTCGTAAACTGGCCGATCCCGCGCAAATCGAGCAGGCGCATGAAGCGGCCGCGCGGCTCGCACGCGCCATGCGCACCCGGTTGACCCGGCGCGACCTGGCGCGCCGCCGCGGTTACCGGCTCGATCTGCGGCGCACCATCCACGGCAACATCAGCCATGGCGGCGTGCCGATCGACCTCGTCAGGCGCCAGCGCAAGACAAAGCCGCTGCGGCTCGTCATGCTGCTTGATGCCTCGGGTTCGATGAGCATGTACACGGGCGTCTTCCTGCGCTTCATCCATGGCGTACTCGACCAGTTTCGCGAGGCCGAGGCGTTCCTGTTCCACACAAGGCTGGCGCACGTCTCCGACGCAATGAAGGAAAAGGACGCCGCGCGGGCACTCGATCGTCTCTCGATCCTGGCGCAGGGCGCTGGCGGCGGCACCAGGATCGGCGAGAGCCTGCAGACCTTCAACCGCTGGCACGCGGCGCGCGTGATCCATTCGCGCACCGTCGTGATGATCGTGTCCGACGGCTACGAGACCGGTGACGCCGCCCTGCTCGGCCGCGAGATGGCGGCGCTCGGCCGCCGCTGCCGTCGCATCGTCTGGCTCAATCCGATGATGGCGTGGGAAGGCTACGCGCCAGAAGCCGCGGGCATCAAGGCGGCGCTGCCGCATGTCGATCTCTACGCGCCGGCCAATACGCTCTACAGCCTGACTGCGCTCGAACCTTATTTGGCGAAACTGTAA
- a CDS encoding Bug family tripartite tricarboxylate transporter substrate binding protein: MRIVANLFAALLVLLTAQAGSAQSNYPNRPVKVLVGFTPGTAPDLAARILADRFAEVWGTPFVVENVPGAGSNIATERVAKAAADGYMLLMGGNSALVINPSLFEQLPFDPIKDFAPVSQVFIAANVLAVPPEVPVKTVAELVALAKAQPGELSYGHAGVGTSQHLGAELFKYMAHVDIAPVPYRGTTALMPDLLANRITMSFANIVNVLPLAREGKLRALAITSIKRSALAPDLQTMAESGFPGFEAVPWFGLLAPAGTPKDVLEKLHGETVKTLAMPEVRRKFDELGLEPVGNTPAEFAAIIRKETPEWAKVIKDAGIKLGN; this comes from the coding sequence ATGAGGATCGTTGCGAACTTGTTCGCCGCGTTGCTTGTGCTGCTGACGGCGCAGGCGGGATCGGCGCAATCGAATTATCCGAACCGGCCGGTGAAAGTCCTGGTCGGCTTCACACCCGGCACGGCGCCGGACCTTGCAGCGCGCATTCTTGCCGACCGGTTTGCCGAAGTCTGGGGCACGCCGTTCGTGGTCGAGAACGTTCCGGGCGCCGGCAGCAACATCGCCACCGAGCGCGTCGCCAAGGCGGCCGCCGATGGCTACATGCTGTTGATGGGCGGCAACTCGGCGCTCGTCATCAATCCGAGCCTTTTTGAGCAGCTGCCGTTCGACCCGATCAAGGATTTTGCGCCGGTCTCGCAGGTGTTCATCGCCGCGAACGTGCTCGCCGTTCCGCCCGAAGTGCCGGTCAAGACCGTCGCGGAGCTGGTGGCGCTCGCCAAGGCGCAGCCCGGCGAGCTTTCCTATGGGCACGCCGGCGTGGGCACGTCGCAGCATCTCGGCGCCGAATTGTTCAAGTACATGGCGCATGTCGATATTGCGCCGGTGCCCTACCGCGGCACCACGGCGTTGATGCCGGACCTGCTCGCCAACCGCATCACCATGTCGTTCGCCAATATCGTGAACGTGCTGCCGCTGGCGCGCGAAGGGAAATTGCGCGCGCTGGCCATCACCTCGATCAAGCGCTCGGCGCTGGCGCCCGACCTGCAGACCATGGCGGAATCCGGATTCCCCGGCTTCGAGGCGGTGCCGTGGTTCGGCCTGCTCGCGCCGGCCGGCACGCCAAAGGATGTTCTGGAAAAACTGCACGGCGAGACCGTCAAGACGCTGGCGATGCCGGAGGTGCGCAGGAAGTTCGACGAACTTGGGCTCGAACCGGTCGGCAACACGCCAGCCGAGTTTGCGGCGATCATCAGGAAGGAAACGCCCGAGTGGGCCAAGGTGATCAAGGACGCCGGCATCAAGCTCGGCAACTGA
- a CDS encoding FAD binding domain-containing protein yields MIPGPFSYHRPATVADAVNLLSTLGDEARPLAGGHSLVPMMKLRLASPEHLIDLHGVAGLKGIRRDGNKIVIGAMTTQHELLASDEIGLSLPILDETALLIADPQVRYRGTIGGNVANGDPGNDMPALMMTLGASYRLEGKSGGRDVAASEFYQGAYFTALEPGELLTAISIPVPPAGHGYAYEKLKRKVGDYATAAAAVVLTMASGKVATCQIGLTNLSETPLLAEDAAKAVIGTSLDPATLKKASAAAEAIMSPAADARGPVEYRKHVGGIMVMRALQRAAGRAR; encoded by the coding sequence ATGATTCCTGGCCCGTTCAGCTATCACCGGCCGGCAACGGTGGCCGACGCCGTAAACCTGCTTTCGACTCTGGGGGACGAGGCCCGGCCGCTGGCCGGCGGCCACAGCCTGGTGCCGATGATGAAGCTCAGGCTCGCAAGCCCGGAGCATCTGATCGATCTGCATGGCGTCGCAGGCCTCAAGGGCATCCGCCGCGACGGCAACAAGATCGTGATCGGCGCGATGACCACCCAGCACGAATTGCTGGCGTCCGACGAGATCGGCTTGTCCTTGCCCATTCTGGACGAAACCGCGCTTCTGATCGCCGATCCCCAGGTGCGTTATCGCGGTACCATCGGCGGCAACGTCGCCAATGGCGATCCCGGCAACGACATGCCGGCGCTGATGATGACGCTCGGTGCCAGCTATCGGCTTGAGGGCAAGTCGGGCGGGCGCGACGTTGCAGCAAGCGAGTTCTACCAGGGCGCCTATTTCACCGCGCTCGAGCCCGGCGAACTCCTGACCGCGATTTCCATCCCGGTCCCGCCGGCCGGTCACGGCTATGCCTACGAGAAACTCAAGCGCAAGGTGGGCGACTATGCCACCGCCGCCGCCGCCGTGGTGCTGACGATGGCCAGCGGCAAGGTCGCCACCTGTCAGATCGGCCTGACCAACCTTTCGGAAACGCCGCTGCTTGCCGAGGACGCCGCGAAAGCGGTGATCGGCACCAGCCTCGATCCGGCCACGCTGAAGAAGGCCTCCGCTGCCGCGGAAGCCATCATGTCGCCGGCCGCGGACGCCCGCGGGCCGGTCGAATACCGCAAACATGTCGGCGGCATCATGGTGATGCGCGCGCTGCAGCGCGCCGCCGGCCGCGCACGTTAG
- a CDS encoding 6,7-dimethyl-8-ribityllumazine synthase — MNQMLQETEVQSQPQTVDASGVPDVPERPPAPVHPRFVKPQRVAFVQSSWHRDVVEECRIAFLEEIEARHISRAQVDLFEVPGSFEIPLHAQLLAKTRRYTAIVAAGLVVDGGIYRHEFVADTVIKALMDVQLKTEVPVFSAVLTPQQFHDSAVHHDFFRKHFVIKGIEVAEACASTLHSLERLRGQVAAGIVG, encoded by the coding sequence ATGAATCAGATGTTGCAAGAGACTGAAGTCCAATCCCAACCCCAAACGGTCGACGCGAGTGGCGTTCCCGACGTCCCCGAGCGTCCACCGGCGCCTGTGCATCCGCGCTTCGTCAAGCCGCAGCGGGTCGCGTTCGTGCAGTCGTCCTGGCACCGCGACGTGGTCGAGGAATGCCGCATCGCGTTCCTCGAAGAGATCGAGGCGAGGCATATCTCGCGCGCGCAGGTCGATCTGTTCGAGGTGCCGGGTTCGTTCGAGATACCCCTGCATGCGCAACTGCTCGCCAAGACGCGGCGCTACACCGCGATCGTGGCCGCCGGCCTCGTGGTCGACGGCGGTATCTACCGCCACGAATTCGTCGCCGACACCGTGATCAAGGCGCTGATGGATGTGCAGCTCAAGACCGAGGTGCCGGTATTCTCCGCGGTGCTGACGCCGCAGCAATTCCATGACAGCGCCGTGCACCACGATTTCTTCCGTAAACATTTCGTCATCAAGGGCATCGAGGTCGCGGAAGCCTGCGCCAGCACGCTGCACAGTCTGGAGCGGCTGCGCGGACAGGTGGCTGCGGGGATCGTAGGGTAG
- a CDS encoding (2Fe-2S)-binding protein, producing MAKTHITMKVNGAEVEGLAEPRTLLVHFIRENLAMTGTHIGCETTHCGACTVDIDGMSVKSCTMFAVQANGSDIVTIEGMANADGSLSALQEGFRMMHGLQCGFCTPGMIMRAHRLLKENPSPTESEIRMGISGNICRCTGYQNIVKAIQYAAAKINGVEFKEAAE from the coding sequence ATGGCAAAGACTCACATCACCATGAAGGTGAACGGCGCCGAGGTCGAAGGCCTCGCCGAACCGCGCACGCTGCTGGTGCATTTCATCCGCGAAAACCTGGCGATGACCGGCACCCATATCGGCTGCGAAACCACCCATTGCGGCGCCTGCACCGTCGATATCGACGGCATGTCGGTGAAGTCATGCACCATGTTCGCGGTGCAGGCTAACGGCTCGGACATCGTAACGATCGAAGGCATGGCCAATGCAGATGGCTCGCTGTCGGCGCTGCAGGAAGGTTTTCGGATGATGCACGGGCTGCAATGCGGCTTCTGCACGCCCGGCATGATCATGCGCGCACACCGCCTGCTCAAGGAGAATCCATCACCGACGGAATCGGAAATCCGCATGGGCATCTCCGGCAACATCTGTCGCTGCACCGGCTATCAGAACATCGTCAAGGCGATCCAATACGCCGCCGCCAAGATCAATGGCGTTGAATTCAAGGAGGCTGCGGAATGA
- a CDS encoding aerobic carbon-monoxide dehydrogenase large subunit — MNDMTPTREQREAKLEGMGCKRKRVEDIRFTQGKGNYVDDLKLPGMLHGDFVRSPHAHARVKKIDDTEALKVPGVLAVITAETLKTVNLAWMPTLAGDVQMVLADGKVLFQNQEVAFVVATDRYAADDGINKVVVEYEPLPVVIDPFKAMDADAPVLREDLAGKATGAHGPRKHHNHIFEWTVGDRDLTDAAFRKAEVTIKEMISYHRTHPSPLETCQCVCSFDKIKGELSIWGTFQAPHVIRTVVALIAKIPEHKIHVISPDIGGGFGNKVGAYPGYICAAVASIVTGKPVKWVEDRIENLTATSFARDYHMTTEIASTKEGKVTGLRVHVLADHGAFDACADPSKWPAGFFNIVTGSYDFPTAHLAVDGIYTNKAPGGVAYRCSFRVTEAAYCIERAMDILAQKLGMDPAELRLKNFIKPEQFPYHSALGWEYDSGDYHTAMRKMMETVDYAGLRKEQAEQRAAFKRGETREIMGLGVSFFTEIVGAGPSKNCDILGIAMFDSCEIRLHPTGAGIARVGSKSQGQGHETTWAQIIATEIGIPADDIMVEEGNTDTAPYGLGTYGSRSTPVAGAAIAMAARKIKAKAQMIAAYKLEVHEDDLEWDIDGFRVKGLPEKTMSMKDICWAAYNSVPPGMEPGLEAVSYYDPPNMTYPFGAYICVMNIDVDTGVYKVRRFYALDDCGTRINPMIIEGQVHGGLTEAFAIAMGQEIRYDADGNVVTGSFMDFFMPTAVETPHWETDFTVTPSPHHPIGAKGVGESPNVGGVPAFSNAVNDAFSFLGSTHIQMPHDYWRNWKAAKDLGAVA, encoded by the coding sequence ATGAACGACATGACTCCCACGCGGGAACAACGCGAAGCCAAGCTGGAAGGCATGGGCTGCAAGCGCAAGCGGGTCGAAGACATCCGCTTCACCCAAGGCAAGGGCAATTACGTCGACGACCTGAAACTGCCGGGCATGCTGCACGGCGATTTTGTCAGATCGCCGCATGCGCACGCGCGCGTCAAGAAGATCGACGACACTGAGGCGCTGAAAGTGCCGGGCGTGCTCGCTGTGATCACCGCTGAGACGCTGAAGACCGTCAACCTCGCCTGGATGCCGACGCTCGCCGGCGACGTGCAGATGGTGCTGGCCGACGGTAAGGTGCTGTTCCAGAATCAGGAAGTCGCTTTCGTCGTCGCCACCGACCGCTATGCGGCCGACGACGGCATCAACAAGGTCGTGGTCGAATACGAGCCGCTGCCGGTCGTGATTGACCCGTTCAAGGCCATGGACGCCGACGCCCCGGTGCTGCGCGAAGACCTCGCCGGCAAGGCCACGGGCGCGCATGGTCCGCGCAAGCATCACAATCACATCTTCGAGTGGACCGTCGGCGACAGGGATCTGACGGATGCCGCCTTCCGCAAGGCTGAGGTGACGATCAAGGAGATGATCTCCTACCATCGCACCCATCCGTCGCCTCTGGAGACCTGCCAGTGTGTCTGTTCGTTCGACAAGATCAAAGGTGAGCTGTCGATCTGGGGCACCTTCCAGGCGCCGCATGTGATCCGCACCGTCGTGGCGCTGATTGCGAAAATTCCCGAACACAAGATCCACGTGATCTCGCCCGACATCGGCGGCGGTTTTGGCAACAAGGTCGGCGCCTATCCCGGCTACATCTGCGCGGCGGTGGCTTCCATCGTCACCGGCAAACCGGTGAAATGGGTCGAGGACCGCATCGAGAACCTGACGGCGACCTCGTTCGCACGCGACTATCATATGACGACCGAGATTGCCTCCACGAAGGAGGGCAAGGTGACCGGTCTGCGCGTGCATGTGCTCGCCGATCACGGCGCGTTCGATGCCTGCGCCGACCCGTCGAAATGGCCGGCCGGCTTCTTCAACATCGTCACGGGATCGTATGACTTCCCGACCGCGCATCTTGCAGTCGACGGCATCTACACCAACAAGGCGCCGGGCGGCGTCGCCTATCGCTGTTCGTTCCGCGTCACCGAGGCGGCGTACTGTATCGAGCGGGCGATGGATATTCTGGCGCAGAAGCTCGGCATGGATCCGGCGGAGTTGCGGCTGAAGAATTTCATCAAGCCGGAGCAGTTCCCGTATCACTCGGCGCTCGGCTGGGAATACGATTCGGGCGACTACCACACCGCCATGCGCAAGATGATGGAGACGGTCGACTATGCCGGTCTGCGCAAGGAGCAGGCCGAACAACGCGCGGCATTCAAGCGCGGCGAGACCCGGGAGATCATGGGGCTCGGCGTGTCGTTCTTCACTGAAATCGTCGGCGCCGGGCCGTCGAAGAATTGCGACATTCTCGGCATCGCGATGTTCGACTCCTGCGAAATCCGCCTGCACCCGACGGGGGCTGGCATTGCGCGGGTCGGCTCCAAGAGCCAGGGTCAGGGTCACGAGACCACCTGGGCGCAGATCATCGCGACCGAAATCGGCATTCCCGCCGACGACATCATGGTCGAGGAGGGCAATACCGACACCGCGCCTTACGGGCTCGGCACCTACGGTTCGCGCTCGACACCGGTCGCGGGCGCCGCGATTGCCATGGCCGCGCGAAAGATCAAAGCCAAGGCGCAGATGATCGCGGCCTACAAGCTCGAGGTCCACGAAGACGACCTCGAATGGGATATCGACGGCTTCCGCGTCAAGGGCCTGCCGGAGAAGACGATGTCGATGAAGGACATCTGCTGGGCGGCCTACAATTCGGTGCCGCCGGGCATGGAGCCGGGACTCGAGGCGGTCAGCTATTACGATCCGCCCAACATGACCTATCCGTTCGGTGCCTATATCTGCGTGATGAACATCGACGTCGATACCGGGGTCTACAAGGTCAGGCGCTTCTATGCGCTCGACGATTGCGGCACCCGTATCAACCCGATGATCATCGAGGGTCAGGTGCATGGCGGCCTCACCGAAGCCTTCGCAATCGCAATGGGCCAGGAAATCCGCTACGATGCCGACGGTAACGTCGTCACCGGCTCGTTCATGGATTTCTTCATGCCGACCGCGGTCGAAACCCCGCATTGGGAAACCGACTTCACCGTCACGCCGTCGCCGCATCACCCGATCGGCGCCAAGGGTGTCGGCGAGAGCCCGAATGTCGGCGGCGTGCCGGCGTTCTCCAACGCGGTCAACGACGCCTTCTCGTTCCTGGGGAGCACCCACATCCAGATGCCGCATGATTACTGGCGTAACTGGAAGGCGGCGAAGGATCTCGGAGCGGTGGCATAG